A stretch of Coccidioides posadasii str. Silveira chromosome 2, complete sequence DNA encodes these proteins:
- the YPT52 gene encoding GTP-binding protein of the rab/ypt (EggNog:ENOG410PG62~COG:U~BUSCO:13398at33183), whose amino-acid sequence MAARAPVGGRPGARFAQFKLVLLGESAVGKSSLVLRFVKDQFDDYRESTIGAAFLTQTISLDENTTVKFEIWDTAGQERYKSLAPMYYRNANCAVVVYDITQASSLDKAKSWVKELQRQANENIIIALAGNKLDLVTDSPDKRAVQTADAEAYAREAGLLFFETSAKTSTNVRELFTAIAKKLPLDQAGPRNLRSNPRPGVDLRPESANTQAGGCNC is encoded by the exons ATGGCCGCGAGAGCACCCGTTGGAGGCCGACCCGGCGCCAGATTCGCTCAGTTCAAACTTGTTCTCCTTG GGGAGTCTGCTGTTGGAAAG AGCTCTCTAGTCTTGCGCTTTGTGAAG GATCAATTCGATGATTATCGGGAATCGACCATCGGCGCGGCTTTCTTGACCCAGACCATTTCACTCGATGAGAACACCACCGTGAAATTCGAAATATGGGATACTGCTGGCCAGGAAAGATACAAGTCGTTGGCCCCGATGTACTATCGCAATGCAAACTGCGCAGTTGTAGTCTATGATATTACCCAAGCG TCTTCCCTCGACAAAGCAAAATCATGGGTGAAGGAGCTCCAACGACAGGCAAACGAAAATATCATCATTGCTTTGGCCGGAAACAAACTTGATCTTGTGACAGATAGCCCAGATAAACGCGCTGTTCAAACCGCTGATGCTGAGGCTTATGCGCGCGAGGCTGGGTTACTCTTCTTCGAGACATCAGCAAAAACGTCAACTAATGTGAGAGAACTATTCACTGCCATCGCAAAGAAACTGCCCCTGGATCAAGCGGGCCCACGGAATCTTCGATCGAACCCTCGCCCAGGAGTAGATTTACGACCGGAATCCGCCAATACCCAAGCTGGAGGATGCAATTGCTAG